Proteins encoded by one window of Fervidobacterium thailandense:
- a CDS encoding 2-oxoacid:acceptor oxidoreductase family protein has protein sequence MKRPFSVRIAGIGGQGNLLAGYVLSKAFVLAEKYVIQTQNYSEQVRGGPSYCDVLVSDEPILY, from the coding sequence ATGAAAAGGCCGTTTTCCGTGAGGATTGCTGGGATCGGAGGGCAGGGAAACTTATTAGCTGGTTATGTTCTCTCAAAGGCATTCGTACTCGCCGAGAAGTACGTGATACAAACTCAAAATTACAGTGAACAAGTGCGTGGTGGACCGAGTTACTGCGATGTCCTGGTGTCTGATGAGCCCATACTCTAT